In Pseudoliparis swirei isolate HS2019 ecotype Mariana Trench chromosome 11, NWPU_hadal_v1, whole genome shotgun sequence, a genomic segment contains:
- the foxa2 gene encoding forkhead box protein A2: protein MMLGAVKMEGHEHTDWSTYYGEPECYTSVGNMNTGLGMNSMNTYMSMSGMGNPANMSANSMNMSYVNTGMSPSMTGMSPGTGAMNGMGAGMTAMSAALSPSMSPMNAQPASMNALTSYTNMNAMSPIYGQSSINRSRDPKTYRRSYTHAKPPYSYISLITMAIQQSPSKMLTLAEIYQWIMDLFPFYRQNQQRWQNSIRHSLSFNDCFLKVPRSPDKPGKGSFWTLHPDSGNMFENGCYLRRQKRFKCDRKMNPKDSGRKGGDGGSSNSSSESCNGNESPHSNSSSGDHKRSMSDMKASQALSPEHAAASPVSQQGQHLMSQHHSVLAHDAHLKPEHHYSFNHPFSINNLMSSEQQHHKMDLKTYEQVMHYSGYGSPMAGPLSMGSMAGKAGLDSSSMADTTYYQGVYSRPIMNSS, encoded by the coding sequence TGTTACACCTCGGTTGGCAACATGAACACGGGCCTGGGAATGAACTCTATGAATACCTACATGAGCATGTCCGGCATGGGCAACCCTGCCAACATGTCGGCCAACTCCATGAACATGTCCTACGTCAACACGGGCATGAGTCCCTCCATGACCGGCATGTCGCCGGGCACCGGAGCCATGAACGGCATGGGCGCAGGCATGACAGCCATGAGCGCAGCCCTGAGCCCCAGCATGAGTCCCATGAACGCGCAGCCCGCGTCCATGAACGCCCTGACATCCTACACCAACATGAACGCCATGAGCCCCATATACGGACAGTccagcatcaacaggtccagagaCCCCAAGACCTACCGCAGGAGCTACACGCACGCCAAGCCGCCGTATTCCTACATTTCCCTCATCACCATGGCCATCCAGCAGTCTCCCAGCAAGATGCTGACACTGGCCGAGATCTACCAGTGGATAATGGACCTCTTCCCTTTTTACCGACAGAACCAGCAGCGATGGCAGAACTCCATTCGCCACTCTTTGTCGTTCAATGACTGTTTCCTCAAAGTGCCCCGGTCGCCGGATAAACCCGGGAAAGGCTCCTTTTGGACTCTCCACCCGGACTCCGGGAACATGTTCGAGAACGGCTGCTACCTGAGGAGGCAGAAGCGCTTCAAGTGCGATAGGAAGATGAACCCGAAGGACAGCGGCCGCAAAGGGGGAGACGGCGGCTCCTCCAACAGCAGCTCCGAGAGCTGCAACGGCAACGAGTCCCCGCACTCCAACTCCTCCTCCGGCGACCACAAAAGGTCCATGTCGGACATGAAGGCGAGCCAGGCCCTGAGCCCGGAGCACGCCGCCGCCTCCCCGGTGTCGCAGCAGGGGCAGCACCTCATGTCCCAGCATCACTCGGTCCTTGCGCACGACGCGCACCTGAAGCCGGAGCACCACTACTCCTTCAACCACCCCTTCTCCATAAATAACCTCATGTCCTCGGAGCAGCAGCACCACAAAATGGACCTAAAGACTTACGAGCAGGTGATGCATTACTCCGGCTATGGCTCCCCCATGGCCGGGCCTCTTTCTATGGGCTCCATGGCGGGGAAAGCCGGTCTGGATTCTTCATCCATGGCCGACACGACTTACTACCAAGGCGTCTATTCCAGGCCAATCATGAACTCCTCATGA